The genomic window GGGATACCGTGAGGCGATGATCCAGGTTCCGATCCCCCCCATGGAGACGCCGGACAGGTAGACCCTCGACTCGTCCACCCGATACCGGCCGGCCACCAGATCGAGGAGCACAGGCATGTCCTCCGCTACGCGGTCCCATCCCGGTGGAAGGGCCTCGATCGGAGGAAGCACCTCGGCAGGCACCGCCCCGGTGTACGGCACATCCCACTCCATCGGCCTGATCCGGGGAGGCACGCCCTCCTCGAGCCTGCGGGGAATCTGGTCACGGGACCGTCCGGTGATGTAGGGAGGGGCATCCGGCCCCTCATCCCTCCCCCACATCGGCATCTGAGGCGCCACGATGATGAACGGGAGATCCCGCTTCTGAATCCACGCCTCGTAGAGCGGACCGTAGGAGAGCACGTAGTGGAGGTCCTCCTTGCCGTCGCCCCGCTCACCGTCGCCGTGGCCGTGAAGGAAGAGCAGGAGAGGCCACGGGTCTTCCGTGTCCTCGTAGCCTGCGGGCACGTAGACGAAGGCGTCCCGCTCCTTCCCGTCGTCCACACTCACATAGGAGACGCGCTCAAGTCGCGCTTCGCTGTCTTTCATCGATCGACCCTCCTTGAGACTTGCACATGAGACCAGCACTCCCACGAGTGCACAGCCGAGCATCAACCGCACCTTCATTCTAAGACCTCCTGGGGAAAAAAGCTAGTTTCACTATTCCACATACCATCCTCTCCCGCTACCCTTTTCTTGTACACAATGCGCGCCCCTTCTTTACCCGCCACAGGAGCCCCTCACGTCCTCCATTCCACAGAACGGATCCACGGGGTTTCTCCCCCGGAACTCCCTCCTCCCCATGAGGAGATCGACCAGCACCTTGAGGCCCACCTCAGCCGGGGAATACACGTTCACATACGTCCCCACCGTGGGCGCCTCGAAGAGGAAATACGGACTGCTCAGGGAAATCATCACCGTGGGGATGTCGTCCCAGAAGCGCCACATCGATCGGAATGCTCCCCCATGCAACTCCGCCCAGGGGATCGAAGCCCGCCCTTCACTCATGAAGGTGTAGTGATCGAGCAGGTAGATGGCCAGATCGTAGAGATCAGGATCGGGGAGCACATCCGCCTCCATCCTGGTCACCCAGAACCCCTCCTGCTCGAGATAGTCCTTGAAGGGGGTGAACCCCGAAGGCCCGAAGACCTCGGGAGGCCGGCTCTCCAGCAGGAGCACCCGACGGTACCGCTGCGGCGAGATGGGCAGGATATCGTTCTCGTGCTTCACCAGCGTGATGGACGAGGCGAAACACTCCTCGGCCCACCGGGCGTGTTCCTCCCTCGACGCCCTCGCCTCTTCCATGAGCCCTCTCACGTGCGAGGACCAGTCCTCAACGCGGTGAAGGCCGAGCGCCGCCTTCCAGGCGAGGATACGCAACACCGCCTCGTCCAACCGCTCGGGAGCCACCCGCCCCGACTTCACTGCATCGAGGACGATCTGGACATCTTCCTCAGGATCCTCGGAAAAGAGTATGATATCGCATCCCGCATCGAGGGCCCGGGGCAGGAGATCCTCCCTCTTCCCCTGTGAGGCGAAACCCGCCATGGGGGTGGCATCCGAAATCACCACGCCATTGAAACCCAGGCGCTCCCGAAGGAATGTGATCGTGAGATCCCCCGAGAGAGAGGCCGGCACGAAACGATCGGGACCGTCCACGAGCGCAGGGGCGCAGATGTGGGCGCTCATGATGCTCTGCACTCCGGCCTGTATCACCCCTCGGTAGACCTCACCGTAGCTCGCCTCCCACACATCGCGGGAAAGGCTGTTGCACGACGTCACCAGGTGCTGATCGCGATCGTCCACCCCGTCTCCCGGCCAGTGCTTCGCACAGGCCCCCATCCCCTCTTCCTGGAGCACCCTGACGTAGACCTCGGAGAGACGCCTCACCATGTCGGCATCGCTCCCGAAGGTCCTCGTTCCGGTGATGGTACTCCTGAAGTTGTAGTTTATATCCACCACGGGGGAGAAGGTCACATTGTAGCCCAGGGCCCGCCCCTCCCTGGCAGCGATACGGGCCATCCTCTCCACATCCCTGAGGGGATCGGACGATGCGGCCACCCCCATCTGTGTCTGGAATTCGCTCCCCTCATCACCGATCTTGACCGCAAAGAAGGAAAACTCGAGGTCGCCGGTGAGGAGGAGGGGGACGCGTGAGTGTTCCTGGAGGAACACGGCCGAGGAAGCGAGCGTCTCCCACGAGACTCCGTTCGGGAATCTATGGATCCCTCCGGGCTTGAGTCCCAGGACGTACTGCATCTTCTCCTCGGAGAGCTCGTCGCACAGCAGGACGAAGACCTGACCGACCTTCTCTTCGAGAGAGAGGGATCGGAACGTCTCCTCCACCCAACGCCGGTCCTGAGGAGAAAGAGAAAACGGTGCTCGGCTCATCCACTCCATCATGGTATCTCTCCTTGAAAAATTATCTTAATCGGTCCTCTTCGGAGGACACATACCGCTCGAGAAGACGAAACGCCTTCTTCCTGGACAGGGGGTTGTACACAGAGTGAGGCGGGGGGGCCAGTCGCTCCATGGTACTGGAACGCCACGCAGAGGGGGTCGATCCATAGAACTTCCTGAACGACGTCTCATACGCCTTCACACTGGGAAACCCATAGTCCATCGCGATCTCCGTGATGGTGCGGGAACTCGTGATGAGATCCCGCAACGATTTCTGCAGACGTACCATCTGCAGGTAATCTTTGAAGGCAAGCCCTACCTTCTCGTGGAAAAACCTGGAAAGGTAGCTGGGATGCACCCCTTCCCGCTCGGCGAGTTCGGAAAGGGAGATACGATCCATGTAGTGGGTGTCCAAGTATTTGAGTATGCGCGCCACTCTCGAGAAGTATCTCATGCTCTCCTCGATCTGCGACCTGTCCACCCGCATCTCCCTCTCCCCCACCCTGAACTCCGAGACGAGGAGCGAGAGGATGCGAAACACCCTTTCCATCATCCTGAGGCGTGCACCCTCCTCTGTCTTCCGGGACATGGCCATGAGGGAGGCGAGTTCCGTCCTCAACCTTCGATACTTCTCTTGGTCCTTCCCCTCTCTCGAGAGCGTGGAGTTACAGAGGAATCGCATCTGCGAGAACCCGGGTTCCCACTGATCGGCGTAGAGCACATCCATCTGGAACACGAGGACGATATTCTGATCACCCATGGAATGGGTGAAGTGGAGCTCCTCGCCATGCACCAGTACCACGTCGTCGATCCCGCATACGTACTGGTTTCCCTCCACCTGCACCAGGATACTCCCGTCCAGCACGAAAAGCATCTCCAACTCCTTGTGGAGATGGAACCCGCACTCCCTCACGTTGTGGAGGAACACCTTGAACGGAAGGTGCTCCTTGTACTCCACGTTCTCTATGTAGAAAAGACCTTCCATAGCGCTCCCATTATATAACCATATGGGAGAACCCATATGAGTTCTACCACACAGAGCACCCCACAGCACATATCATAACTCACCGGGTACTCAGGGAAAGAAAGTATACAAGTCCTTCCCCGCCCCTGTCTCTCCTCTTTTTTACATGCTATCAAGGCGTTCCTTTACCGGAGCCGTGACCGGCGACGAGACGAAATGCGTCGGCCGTTCATCAACGCTCCATCATTGACAACAAAAAACGACTAGGCTATATGCTCTTTCTCCTTTATAACCCTGTAAGCATACCCAATGCGGAGGTAGCACGAGTGAAGCACCAGATCCGATCGTCCCTCGGAGGTCCACTTTTTCTGAGCGCCATGGCGGTCCAGTTCCTCATATCCACCAGCACCTTCATGCTGTTCACCGCGCTCCCGCTCTACTTCCAGACCCAAGGGGCACCCAAGACAGTGGCCGGGCTCTCCACCACGCTCTTCGCGATCGCCGCGCTCCTCGCCCGTCCCCTGGGAGGCGTACTCTTCGATCGGTACGATCGGACGCTCGTATTCCATCTCGGAGTGGGAACCCTGATAGGCGCCACATCCCTCATGGCCCTGCCCGCCGGGATCCCCTACCTCCTCACCTGCCGGCTCTTGCAGGGAGTGGGATTTTCCCTGTTCACCACCGGGATGGGAGTCCTCCTCCCCGACTTCGTGCCCCAGGGCCGCGTGCTCCAGGCCATAGCCATTCAGGGCCTCGTCGCGTCCCTGGGCCCTGCCCTCGGAGGACCGCTCGCCGTACAACTCCTGCCCGCCGGATTCGAGCTGGTGGTCGTGACCTCCACGCTCATCGGCATCGCGGGAATGGCTCTGGCCGTCCCCACCTTCCCCCGCACACCATCCTCACGCGATGGAGAAGGAAGCGCATCCTCCCAGGATCTTCCCCACAGACTCTGGTCCCGCCTATTCCACAAGGAGGCTCTCGCCCCTTCCGCCTTCGCCCTGCTCCTGGGCCTGAGCTACGGCGCGGCCCTCACCTTCATTCCCGGCTATGCACTCACCAGGGGCATACCCAACGGCGGCCTCTTCTTCACCAGCTTCACCCTGGCCGTCGTACTCACCCGACTCTTCTTCGGAAAGGTACAGGGCGACCTCTCTCTCCTCACGTCGGGATCCTTCATCGTGAGCGGCATCTCGTTTCTCCTCCTCATCCCACTTTCCGGTTACCTGCACCTTCTCGTCTCGGGGTTCCTCTACGGTGCAGGGTATGGCGTGGCCTTTCCCATCCTCAACACAGGGGCGCTCATGAGCGCAGCACACCATCGGAGGGGTGCCGCCGCCTCCACCTTCTTCACCGCCATGGACGCGGGCGTAGCCACAGGGTCACTCGCCGCAGGCGGAATCGCACAGATGTGCGGATTCCCCGCCGTGTACCTCACCCTGGGGATAGGGCTCCTGGGAGGAGGCGCTGCACTCCTCCTCCCGGAGGTACGGGGGGCGAGATTTCTCCGCACCCTCGACTAGCTGTTACTCGAGACTCCACTCGGCCATGAGCCTGGGAACATCAGCGAGAAGGCTCTTCGTGTACTCGTGTCGGGGGGCCTCTATCACCCGTTTCGCATCACCTTCCTCGCATATCTTTCCCCTGTGCATGATGGCGATCCGATCGCTCACATAGTAGGCAAGCCCCAGGTCATGCGTGATGAACACGATCGTCGTACCCCGTTCCTTCCTGAGGGAAAGCAACATGTCGAGTATCGTCGAGCGGGAACAGGCGTCTATCATGGACGTGGGCTCATCGGCGATGAGTACCCTCGGTTTGATGATGAACACCCGGGCGATCATGAGACGCTGCATCTGCCCGCCCGAGAGCTCGAATGGATACTTGTTGTAGATCTCGTGATAGGGGAGGTTTACGAAGGAGCACGCCTCCTCCTTGATCCTGCGCGCCTCTTGTTCCGAGGCCTGAATACCCGCCACCTTGAGACAGTCCTGGAGGAACCTGTCGACCCTGAAGAACTGATTGAAGGACGCGAAAGGGTCCTGGAAGATGGCCTGGACCTCGCTCCAGTAGGCCCTCCTCTCCCGCTGGCCTCGCAACCGCAACACCTCTCCCCTGTAGCGCACCTCACCGGAGCTCGGCCTGAGGAGCCCCAGGAATATCTTGGCCAGGGTGGTCTTACCGCTCCCGCTCTCCCCCACTATGGAGACGATCTCCCCTTCACGGAACCCTATGTTCACGTGGTCCACGGCGGCGAACCTTCGCCGCCCTATACCGAAATAGCGGGTGAGATCCACCCCTTCGAGCACGTATTCATTCCCCATGTGCATACCTCTCCTTGAGATCTTCTACATCGATGAGACATCTGTACATCCTCTTTCCTACGGGCCGCTCCGCCACCGCATGTTCCCTGCACGCGTCAAAGGCGTATGGGCACCTGTCGGCGAACCGGCATCCCCTTATCTCCTCCTTGAGGTTCGGCGGAGCACCCGGAATCGTTCGAATCGTGCGGGAGGAACTCATGAACTCCTCGTCCGGCACCAGGATGGAACCCATGAGGGCGTGGGAATAGGGATGAAGGGGATCGAATATCACCTCCCGGGCCGTCCCCTTCTCCACCAGCTGCCCGGCGTACATCACGGCGATGTCGTCCGCCACATGGTAGAGGAGTGGAAGCTCATGGGTGATGAAGATCATGGCCTTGATCACGCGCTCTCTCATGAGCAGCCTGAGCATCCGGATGACCGCCTTCTGGGAAGAGACGTCGAGTGCAGAGGAACACCACATGTTCCTGGAAACACAGCCATTCTCCTGCCTCCTTCCTCAGCCGTCTTCCCTTTTGTTAACAAATATGTTGGATGGTTTTTTACCTCGACATGAGGATCTCGTCGTGAGCAGGTACATTTCCGAAAATATGATAAATATCCGGTCTAAACTGTAGCAGGTTGTCACGGAGCAAAATAAAGAGTATAATAAAAGATCATGGAGAGAAGTGAAAAATTCTTACTCATCAACAGTTACGAAGATGCCCGCATCCTCAAGGCGCTTTCTTCGGAGATACGGATCAACATCCTCAACCTGCTGACCACCGAAACCCTGAATGTGAATCAGATCGCCGAGCGTCTCAAGCTCCCACAATCCACCGTGGCGACCAATATCGCCATCCTGGAAAAGGCGGGGCTCATCGAAACCGAGATAGTGAACGGCAAGAAGGGGAATCAGAAGCTCTGCCGCACCCGCTATGAGGAAATCATGGTCCAGTTCATCACGGAAAAGAAGCCTGAAGAGGACAACACCATAGAAGTGGAAATGCCCATAGGCCTCTATACCAATTTCCACGTGACGCCACCGTGCGGCCTGTGCTCCTCGGAAAGCATCATCGGCTATCTCGATGTGCCGGACTCGTTCCTCCTTCCCGAGAGAGCGAAAGCCGCCCTCCTGTGGTTCGAGACCGGATGGGTGGAATATCAATTTCCGAACAACAGCCTCTACCGGAAAGAGCCGCTCCAGAGCCTCGAAGTGAGTATGGAACTCTCCTCCGAGATACCCGGCACGAACAAACAGTGGCCCTCAGACATCACGGTATGGATCAACAACGAAGAGATAGGAACCTGGGAATGTCCGGGGGACTTCGGCGACAAGCGGGGGAAATATACCCCCGAATGGTGGAAGCTGGAGGGATCCCAGTACGGCCTGCTCAAGAACTGGAGCATCACCGAATCGGGAGCCTATATCGACGGGGTGAAGGTCTCCGACATAACCCTCAGCGATCTCGATATTTCGAAACACCACTCCATCAGGGTGAAGGTGGGAGTCAAGGAAGAAGCCTCCCATCCCGGAGGGGTGAACATCTTCGGACGGGGCTTCGGTAACTACGACCAGGGAGTCGTCTTGAGGCTCTATTTCAAGAATTCCAGAGGATAGGGAAACCACCGCAGATGGTTTTCTCTCTACTCGAAAAGAGCACTCACCATGAGTACCATGCCGCACACCTTTTTCCTTCCCAGGTACGTGCACCTCACCTCAGGATGTATGGCACGACCCCACAGGACCGTGATAGAGAAGGTGATTCCCTACCAGGAGAAGGTACTCAGAGACGAGGTGCCCGATGCCCCGAGCCACGCGATAGAGAACTTCAGGATCGCCGCAGGAGAATCGTCGGGGGAATTCCAGGGGATGGTCTTCCAGGACAGCGACGTGGCGAAGTGGCTGGAGGCGACCGCCTATTCTCTCATGGTCCGGCCGGATCCCGATCTTGAGAGGCGGGCCGACGAGGTGATCTCCCTCATAGGAAAGGCCCAACTGCCTGACGGGTACCTCAACACCTATTTCATCCTCACGGACATCGAAAAACGGTGGACCAACCTCGCGGAGTGCCACGAGCTCTACTGTGCAGGCCACATGCTCGAGGCGGCCATCGCCTACTTTCAGGCCACGGGAAAGAGGGAGCTCCTCGACATCATGCTCCGGTTCGTGGATCACATCGACTCCCGGTTCGGTCCAGAAGAAGGAAAACTGAAGGGATACCCAGGACATCAGGAGATAGAGCTCGCCCTCCTCAAGCTGTACGAACTCACAGGAGAAAAGCGGCATCTCGACCTCGCTTCGTTCTTCATCGAGGAGCGGGGTAGGCAACCGCATTACTTCGAGTGGGAATGGGAAAAGCGTGGGAGGACGTCCTTCTGGCCCAGATTCAGAGAGCTCGGTCATGAATACTCGCAATCCCATATCCCCGTGAGAGAACAAAGGGAGGCGGTCGGGCATGCGGTGAGAGCGATGTACATGTACACAGCCCTCGCGGATCTCGCACGCATCACAGGAGATACCCTGCTATGGGAAACAGCGCAGGCACTCTGGAAGGATGTCACCCGCAGGAAGATGTACCTCACCGGAGGGATAGGCGCCTCGGCTTTCGGGGAATCCTTCAGCATCGCCTATGACCTCCCCAACGATCGCGCGTACAACGAGACGTGTGCATCCATCGGGCTCTTCTTCTGGGCCTCGAGGATGTTGCGGAAGGAAATCGATGCCGAGTATTCGGATGTGATGGAGCTCGCGCTCTACAATGGAATCCTCTCCGGGATGTCACTCGACGGATCGAGATTCTTCTATGTGAACCCCCTCGAAGTGTGGCCAGAAGCATGCAGACACCGGGAGGATCTGAGACACGTCATGACCACACGTCAGAAATGGTTCGGCTGTGCCTGCTGCCCACCGAACCTCGCACGTCTTCTCGCCTCCATCGGGGGGTATTACTACTCAAGATCCGGCTCCTCGCTCTTCGTGCACTTCTACGGATCCAGCAATCTCACCATCGAGGACTGGGGAGTCACAGTGGAGCAGGAGACGGAGTATCCCTGGGACGGGGAGGTGAAGCTTTCCGTGATCGCTCGGGAGCCGAGGGAGTTCACGCTTTCCCTCCGCATACCCGGATGGTGCAATGACTTCTCGTTGGAGATGAACGGAGAAGCCTATACGTCGACACCCGAAAGAGGTTATGTAGCGATCCGGCGCACATGGAACGGCCGCGATACGGTGAGGCTCCGCCTCTCCATGCCGGTGATGAAGATCTACGCTTCTCCGGCCGTTCGTGAGAACGTGGGAAAGATCGCGTTGAAACGGGGGCCTGTGATCTATTGCCTCGAGGAAGTGGACAATGGGAAGGATCTCCAGGCCCTTGCAATCAAGAGGGACTCCTCCCCTGTCGCCCGCTACGAATCCTCGCTCCTGGGTGGGCTCACCACCATCACGGCCGAGGGAGTCCGGCTCACGGCGGACGACTCAGCCGCCCCGTATCACACGACTCCTCCCACGCGGTCTCCCGCATACCTCGTCTTCATCCCCTACTATGCCTGGAACAACAGAGGAGAGGGTGAAATGCGTGTGTGGATACGAGAAGAATAGGCATTCAGCAGGACGTGCAGCCATGAGATGAGGCCGCCCACTGGGGCGGCCTCTTTTTCAAACATCAAGGAAAGGTATCCTGTGTGTCAGGGCAAGAGGTACTTCACCGCCCAGACGGACTCGTTTCCGTCGGAGAGCGCCGAGATGGAGAGGGTGTCGTTCCCCGCCTCGTCCCGGGTATGAATGAGGAGCCCTCCACAGCGTACGCCACCCAATTGTAGATGAACAAAACCCGTGTCCGGCTCGTATGACCAGCTTCCCACATCCCTTCCCCTCCCGTCTCTCACGCGCCCCGAAGGAGTAAAGAGGTGCTCCTCCGCTCTCTTTATCACCGAGCTTATATCGGTTCCATGATTGATGAGCCAGTAGTACCCCGCCACCTCTTCTCTGCTCAGCCCCCTGGCGATCTCCTCTGAACCGTTATAGGCAAAAGGAGAGGCCACGAGCCACCCATCTCCGGTTCTGAACATGCGACGGACCCTCAGTTCGTGATACTCCGTACCATCATCGAAGCGTGTGTGATGTACGAGGAAGATCTTTCCATCTTCGTCGATCATGGCGGAGTTGTGTCCGGGAGCCATATAGGCTATCTCGAAGGAAGGGAAAGAGTAGTTCCCCATCAGCTTGACTCCGTATGGATAGTGGAAGCTCTTGCTCCTGTCCAGCGTGTCGCCCCGCTTGTCGGTATAGGGGCCGTCCGGGTACTTCGAGCGAAAGAGACGGATCTGGTACCCACCGTTGCTCTGAAGACTCCCATAGGAGACGAAGAGGTAGTAGTATCCCGTTTCCTCGTCAAAGAGTACATACGACCCCTCCACGGAGTTGTGGTAGCCTCCCGCAAGGTGCCTCCCGAAATAAGGATCGATTCCCTTTGCGGGATCTTCCCCGGGATGTATGGGATACCCCGTCCTCTTGTCCAGTTCCAGAATGAAGATACCGCCCGACCATGAGCCATAGACCATCCAGAGGCGTCCTTCCGCGTCGTAGAAGAGCGAGGGATCTATCGCATTGGGCCAGAGGTGATTGTTGTACTTGTTGAGATGAAAGTATCGCGCCACACCTTTTTCATCCACGAAGTCTCGCACGTTGGTTTCCGCAATGGTATCCGGAGTGAATCCGGAATAGATGATGGTATCCTGATATGTATAAGGCCCTTCCACCTCGTCCGCTGTGGCGAAACAGATATTCGACTTGATGTAGGTGGAAGTGGTACAGAAATACATCATCCACTTACCCATGACAGGATTGTAGATCACATCCGGAGCCCATACGG from Spirochaeta thermophila DSM 6192 includes these protein-coding regions:
- a CDS encoding AraC family transcriptional regulator, encoding MEGLFYIENVEYKEHLPFKVFLHNVRECGFHLHKELEMLFVLDGSILVQVEGNQYVCGIDDVVLVHGEELHFTHSMGDQNIVLVFQMDVLYADQWEPGFSQMRFLCNSTLSREGKDQEKYRRLRTELASLMAMSRKTEEGARLRMMERVFRILSLLVSEFRVGEREMRVDRSQIEESMRYFSRVARILKYLDTHYMDRISLSELAEREGVHPSYLSRFFHEKVGLAFKDYLQMVRLQKSLRDLITSSRTITEIAMDYGFPSVKAYETSFRKFYGSTPSAWRSSTMERLAPPPHSVYNPLSRKKAFRLLERYVSSEEDRLR
- a CDS encoding ArsR/SmtB family transcription factor, whose protein sequence is MERSEKFLLINSYEDARILKALSSEIRINILNLLTTETLNVNQIAERLKLPQSTVATNIAILEKAGLIETEIVNGKKGNQKLCRTRYEEIMVQFITEKKPEEDNTIEVEMPIGLYTNFHVTPPCGLCSSESIIGYLDVPDSFLLPERAKAALLWFETGWVEYQFPNNSLYRKEPLQSLEVSMELSSEIPGTNKQWPSDITVWINNEEIGTWECPGDFGDKRGKYTPEWWKLEGSQYGLLKNWSITESGAYIDGVKVSDITLSDLDISKHHSIRVKVGVKEEASHPGGVNIFGRGFGNYDQGVVLRLYFKNSRG
- a CDS encoding ABC transporter ATP-binding protein, producing MGNEYVLEGVDLTRYFGIGRRRFAAVDHVNIGFREGEIVSIVGESGSGKTTLAKIFLGLLRPSSGEVRYRGEVLRLRGQRERRAYWSEVQAIFQDPFASFNQFFRVDRFLQDCLKVAGIQASEQEARRIKEEACSFVNLPYHEIYNKYPFELSGGQMQRLMIARVFIIKPRVLIADEPTSMIDACSRSTILDMLLSLRKERGTTIVFITHDLGLAYYVSDRIAIMHRGKICEEGDAKRVIEAPRHEYTKSLLADVPRLMAEWSLE
- a CDS encoding MFS transporter, translating into MKHQIRSSLGGPLFLSAMAVQFLISTSTFMLFTALPLYFQTQGAPKTVAGLSTTLFAIAALLARPLGGVLFDRYDRTLVFHLGVGTLIGATSLMALPAGIPYLLTCRLLQGVGFSLFTTGMGVLLPDFVPQGRVLQAIAIQGLVASLGPALGGPLAVQLLPAGFELVVVTSTLIGIAGMALAVPTFPRTPSSRDGEGSASSQDLPHRLWSRLFHKEALAPSAFALLLGLSYGAALTFIPGYALTRGIPNGGLFFTSFTLAVVLTRLFFGKVQGDLSLLTSGSFIVSGISFLLLIPLSGYLHLLVSGFLYGAGYGVAFPILNTGALMSAAHHRRGAAASTFFTAMDAGVATGSLAAGGIAQMCGFPAVYLTLGIGLLGGGAALLLPEVRGARFLRTLD
- a CDS encoding glycoside hydrolase family 43 protein, producing MKWRHTGVGFVSLVVITVGVLGMTASCSSVPDRPNLSSLRRSALRVGVSVHDPSIVKAEGKYYVFGSHMVSAVSSDLIRWELLTQGVSKYNRLFSNLFDSEMRAFTYVGRNSQGGYSVWAPDVIYNPVMGKWMMYFCTTSTYIKSNICFATADEVEGPYTYQDTIIYSGFTPDTIAETNVRDFVDEKGVARYFHLNKYNNHLWPNAIDPSLFYDAEGRLWMVYGSWSGGIFILELDKRTGYPIHPGEDPAKGIDPYFGRHLAGGYHNSVEGSYVLFDEETGYYYLFVSYGSLQSNGGYQIRLFRSKYPDGPYTDKRGDTLDRSKSFHYPYGVKLMGNYSFPSFEIAYMAPGHNSAMIDEDGKIFLVHHTRFDDGTEYHELRVRRMFRTGDGWLVASPFAYNGSEEIARGLSREEVAGYYWLINHGTDISSVIKRAEEHLFTPSGRVRDGRGRDVGSWSYEPDTGFVHLQLGGVRCGGLLIHTRDEAGNDTLSISALSDGNESVWAVKYLLP
- a CDS encoding glycoside hydrolase family 3 protein, which gives rise to MEWMSRAPFSLSPQDRRWVEETFRSLSLEEKVGQVFVLLCDELSEEKMQYVLGLKPGGIHRFPNGVSWETLASSAVFLQEHSRVPLLLTGDLEFSFFAVKIGDEGSEFQTQMGVAASSDPLRDVERMARIAAREGRALGYNVTFSPVVDINYNFRSTITGTRTFGSDADMVRRLSEVYVRVLQEEGMGACAKHWPGDGVDDRDQHLVTSCNSLSRDVWEASYGEVYRGVIQAGVQSIMSAHICAPALVDGPDRFVPASLSGDLTITFLRERLGFNGVVISDATPMAGFASQGKREDLLPRALDAGCDIILFSEDPEEDVQIVLDAVKSGRVAPERLDEAVLRILAWKAALGLHRVEDWSSHVRGLMEEARASREEHARWAEECFASSITLVKHENDILPISPQRYRRVLLLESRPPEVFGPSGFTPFKDYLEQEGFWVTRMEADVLPDPDLYDLAIYLLDHYTFMSEGRASIPWAELHGGAFRSMWRFWDDIPTVMISLSSPYFLFEAPTVGTYVNVYSPAEVGLKVLVDLLMGRREFRGRNPVDPFCGMEDVRGSCGG
- a CDS encoding glycoside hydrolase family 127 protein, giving the protein MPHTFFLPRYVHLTSGCMARPHRTVIEKVIPYQEKVLRDEVPDAPSHAIENFRIAAGESSGEFQGMVFQDSDVAKWLEATAYSLMVRPDPDLERRADEVISLIGKAQLPDGYLNTYFILTDIEKRWTNLAECHELYCAGHMLEAAIAYFQATGKRELLDIMLRFVDHIDSRFGPEEGKLKGYPGHQEIELALLKLYELTGEKRHLDLASFFIEERGRQPHYFEWEWEKRGRTSFWPRFRELGHEYSQSHIPVREQREAVGHAVRAMYMYTALADLARITGDTLLWETAQALWKDVTRRKMYLTGGIGASAFGESFSIAYDLPNDRAYNETCASIGLFFWASRMLRKEIDAEYSDVMELALYNGILSGMSLDGSRFFYVNPLEVWPEACRHREDLRHVMTTRQKWFGCACCPPNLARLLASIGGYYYSRSGSSLFVHFYGSSNLTIEDWGVTVEQETEYPWDGEVKLSVIAREPREFTLSLRIPGWCNDFSLEMNGEAYTSTPERGYVAIRRTWNGRDTVRLRLSMPVMKIYASPAVRENVGKIALKRGPVIYCLEEVDNGKDLQALAIKRDSSPVARYESSLLGGLTTITAEGVRLTADDSAAPYHTTPPTRSPAYLVFIPYYAWNNRGEGEMRVWIREE
- a CDS encoding oligopeptide/dipeptide ABC transporter ATP-binding protein, with translation MWCSSALDVSSQKAVIRMLRLLMRERVIKAMIFITHELPLLYHVADDIAVMYAGQLVEKGTAREVIFDPLHPYSHALMGSILVPDEEFMSSSRTIRTIPGAPPNLKEEIRGCRFADRCPYAFDACREHAVAERPVGKRMYRCLIDVEDLKERYAHGE
- a CDS encoding alpha/beta hydrolase-fold protein, whose amino-acid sequence is MKVRLMLGCALVGVLVSCASLKEGRSMKDSEARLERVSYVSVDDGKERDAFVYVPAGYEDTEDPWPLLLFLHGHGDGERGDGKEDLHYVLSYGPLYEAWIQKRDLPFIIVAPQMPMWGRDEGPDAPPYITGRSRDQIPRRLEEGVPPRIRPMEWDVPYTGAVPAEVLPPIEALPPGWDRVAEDMPVLLDLVAGRYRVDESRVYLSGVSMGGIGTWIIASRYPERFAAIAPVVGFGYPEMMEPLAEARMPIWCFSGGRDPVVPTSLFFPAFIRLEELGHRDYRFTTEQDMGHDVWVRVYAGEDIYQWLLSHRKR